A single region of the Mustela lutreola isolate mMusLut2 chromosome 2, mMusLut2.pri, whole genome shotgun sequence genome encodes:
- the MX1 gene encoding interferon-induced GTP-binding protein Mx1 isoform X1, whose translation MVNSTGKITDSDPGLILNGLADKAEKNPDMKDSNIPCGADLLEPENSLCNHYEEKVRPCIDLIDSLRALGVEQDLALPAIAVIGDQSSGKSSVLEALSGVALPRGSGIVTRCPLVLKLKKVTNQDEWRGKVSYQDFEKEISDPSEVEAEINKAQNAIAGEGQGISHELINLEVSSSHVPDLTLIDLPGITRVAVGNQPADIGRQTKQLIRKYILRQETINLVVVPCNVDIATTEALSMAQEVDPDGDRTIGILTKPDLVDRGTESKVVDVAQNLVCHLKKGYMIVKCRGQQDIQDQVTLAEALQKERDFFEDHPHFRVLLEEGRATVPCLADKLTSELIMHICKTLPLLENQIKENHEKITEELQKYGSDVPEDEHEKMFFLIDKINAFSHDINSLIEGEESVGENDSRLFTKIRNEFHKWNTVIEKAFQKGYKAIYKQIEKFENRYRGRELPGFVNYKTFEIIIKQQIKELEEPAVDMLHTVTDMVQAAFTGISKANFDEFFNLYRTTKSKIEDIKFELEEEAEKSIRLHFQMEQIVYCQDQVYQRALQRVREKESEEGKKNQKINSMMTTEEFSLVNISLSEIFEHLMAYHQEATTRISSHIPLIIQYFILQVYGQKLQKAMLQLLQDKDTYNWLLKERSDTSDKRKFLKERLARLGQARRRLAKFPG comes from the exons ATGGTTAATTCTACAGGAAAAATCACTGACTCAGACCCTGGTCTGATACTGAATGGACTTGCCGATAAGGCAGAGAAAAATCCAGACATG AAGGACTCTAATATTCCCTGTGGTGCTGATCTGCTG GAGCCTGAGAACAGCCTGTGTAACCACTATGAGGAGAAGGTGCGCCCCTGCATCGACCTCATCGACTCCCTGCGGGCCCTGGGTGTGGAACAGGACCTGGCCCTGCCTGCCATCGCCGTCATTGGGGACCAGAGCTCGGGCAAGAGCTCCGTGCTGGAGGCTCTGTCAGGGGTCGCTCTCCCCAGAGGCAGCG GGATTGTTACAAGATGTCCTCTGGTGCTTAAACTGAAGAAGGTCACGAACCAGGACGAGTGGAGGGGCAAAGTGAGTTACCAGGACTTCGAGAAGGAGATTTCAGACCCCTCGGAGGTGGAAGCAGAAATTAATAAAG cccaGAATGCCATTgctggggaaggacaggggatCAGTCATGAGCTCATCAACCTGGAGGTCAGCTCCTCTCACGTCCCGGATCTGACCCTTATAGACCTCCCTGGCATTACCAGGGTGGCTGTGGGCAATCAGCCGGCCGACATCGGACGCCAG ACCAAGCAGCTCATCAGGAAGTACATCCTCAGGCAGGAGACAATCAACTTGGTGGTGGTCCCCTGCAACGTGGACATCGCCACCACAGAGGCGCTGAGCATGGCTCAGGAGGTGGACCCCGACGGAGACAGGACCATAG GAATCTTGACAAAGCCTGACCTGGTGGACAGAGGTACCGAAAGCAAGGTGGTGGACGTGGCACAGAACCTTGTCTGTCACCTGAAGAAGGGCTACATGATTGTCAAGTGCCGGGGCCAGCAGGACATCCAGGACCAGGTGACCCTGGCCGAGGctctgcagaaagagagagacttctTTGAAGACCACCCACATTTCAG GGTTCttctggaggaaggaagggccaCAGTCCCCTGCCTGGCGGACAAGCTGACCTCCGAGCTCATCATGCACATCTGT aaAACTCTGCCCCTGCTTGAAAATCAGATAAAggaaaatcatgagaaaataacGGAGGAGTTACAAAAGTACGGCTCAGATGTGCCCGAAGACGAGCACGAAAAGATGTTTTTTCTGATAGAC AAAATTAATGCCTTTAGCCACGACATCAACTCCTTAATCGAAGGGGAGGAGTCAGTGGGGGAGAATGACAGTCGGCTCTTTACCAAAATCCGGAACGAGTTCCACAAATGGAACACTGTGATTGAGAAGGCGTTCCAGAAAG GTTACAAAgctatatataaacaaatagagAAATTTGAAAATCGGTATCGTGGCAGAGAGCTGCCAGGGTTTGTCAATTACAAGACGTTTGAGATTATCATAAAACAGCAAATCAAAGAACTGGAGGAGCCTGCTGTGGATATGCTACACACGGTGACGG ATATGGTCCAGGCCGCCTTCACGGGTATTTCAAAAGCAAACTTTGATGAATTTTTCAACCTCTACCGAACTACCAAG TCCAAAATTGAGGACATTAAATTTGAGCTAGAAGAGGAAGCCGAGAAGTCCATCCGCCTTCACTTCCAAATGGAGCAAATCGTCTACTGCCAGGACCAAGTGTACCAGCGGGCGCTGCAGAGGGTCCGAGAGAAGGAGtcggaagagggaaagaagaaccAGAAGATAAACAGCATGATGACCACTGAAGAATTTTCTCTAGTAAACATCTCCTTGTCTGAGATCTTTGAGCATCTGATGGCGTACCATCAG GAGGCCACCACACGCATCTCCAGCCACATCCCCCTGATCATCCAGTACTTCATCCTGCAAGTGTACGGGCAGAAGCTGCAGAAGGCCATGCTGCAGCTGCTCCAGGACAAGGACACCTACAACTGGCTCCTTAAGGAGCGCAGTGACACCAGCGACAAGAGGAAGTTCCTGAAGGAGCGGCTGGCACGGCTGGGCCAGGCTCGGCGCCGCCTGGCCAAGTTCCCCGGTTAA
- the MX1 gene encoding interferon-induced GTP-binding protein Mx1 isoform X2 has protein sequence MVNSTGKITDSDPGLILNGLADKAEKNPDMEPENSLCNHYEEKVRPCIDLIDSLRALGVEQDLALPAIAVIGDQSSGKSSVLEALSGVALPRGSGIVTRCPLVLKLKKVTNQDEWRGKVSYQDFEKEISDPSEVEAEINKAQNAIAGEGQGISHELINLEVSSSHVPDLTLIDLPGITRVAVGNQPADIGRQTKQLIRKYILRQETINLVVVPCNVDIATTEALSMAQEVDPDGDRTIGILTKPDLVDRGTESKVVDVAQNLVCHLKKGYMIVKCRGQQDIQDQVTLAEALQKERDFFEDHPHFRVLLEEGRATVPCLADKLTSELIMHICKTLPLLENQIKENHEKITEELQKYGSDVPEDEHEKMFFLIDKINAFSHDINSLIEGEESVGENDSRLFTKIRNEFHKWNTVIEKAFQKGYKAIYKQIEKFENRYRGRELPGFVNYKTFEIIIKQQIKELEEPAVDMLHTVTDMVQAAFTGISKANFDEFFNLYRTTKSKIEDIKFELEEEAEKSIRLHFQMEQIVYCQDQVYQRALQRVREKESEEGKKNQKINSMMTTEEFSLVNISLSEIFEHLMAYHQEATTRISSHIPLIIQYFILQVYGQKLQKAMLQLLQDKDTYNWLLKERSDTSDKRKFLKERLARLGQARRRLAKFPG, from the exons ATGGTTAATTCTACAGGAAAAATCACTGACTCAGACCCTGGTCTGATACTGAATGGACTTGCCGATAAGGCAGAGAAAAATCCAGACATG GAGCCTGAGAACAGCCTGTGTAACCACTATGAGGAGAAGGTGCGCCCCTGCATCGACCTCATCGACTCCCTGCGGGCCCTGGGTGTGGAACAGGACCTGGCCCTGCCTGCCATCGCCGTCATTGGGGACCAGAGCTCGGGCAAGAGCTCCGTGCTGGAGGCTCTGTCAGGGGTCGCTCTCCCCAGAGGCAGCG GGATTGTTACAAGATGTCCTCTGGTGCTTAAACTGAAGAAGGTCACGAACCAGGACGAGTGGAGGGGCAAAGTGAGTTACCAGGACTTCGAGAAGGAGATTTCAGACCCCTCGGAGGTGGAAGCAGAAATTAATAAAG cccaGAATGCCATTgctggggaaggacaggggatCAGTCATGAGCTCATCAACCTGGAGGTCAGCTCCTCTCACGTCCCGGATCTGACCCTTATAGACCTCCCTGGCATTACCAGGGTGGCTGTGGGCAATCAGCCGGCCGACATCGGACGCCAG ACCAAGCAGCTCATCAGGAAGTACATCCTCAGGCAGGAGACAATCAACTTGGTGGTGGTCCCCTGCAACGTGGACATCGCCACCACAGAGGCGCTGAGCATGGCTCAGGAGGTGGACCCCGACGGAGACAGGACCATAG GAATCTTGACAAAGCCTGACCTGGTGGACAGAGGTACCGAAAGCAAGGTGGTGGACGTGGCACAGAACCTTGTCTGTCACCTGAAGAAGGGCTACATGATTGTCAAGTGCCGGGGCCAGCAGGACATCCAGGACCAGGTGACCCTGGCCGAGGctctgcagaaagagagagacttctTTGAAGACCACCCACATTTCAG GGTTCttctggaggaaggaagggccaCAGTCCCCTGCCTGGCGGACAAGCTGACCTCCGAGCTCATCATGCACATCTGT aaAACTCTGCCCCTGCTTGAAAATCAGATAAAggaaaatcatgagaaaataacGGAGGAGTTACAAAAGTACGGCTCAGATGTGCCCGAAGACGAGCACGAAAAGATGTTTTTTCTGATAGAC AAAATTAATGCCTTTAGCCACGACATCAACTCCTTAATCGAAGGGGAGGAGTCAGTGGGGGAGAATGACAGTCGGCTCTTTACCAAAATCCGGAACGAGTTCCACAAATGGAACACTGTGATTGAGAAGGCGTTCCAGAAAG GTTACAAAgctatatataaacaaatagagAAATTTGAAAATCGGTATCGTGGCAGAGAGCTGCCAGGGTTTGTCAATTACAAGACGTTTGAGATTATCATAAAACAGCAAATCAAAGAACTGGAGGAGCCTGCTGTGGATATGCTACACACGGTGACGG ATATGGTCCAGGCCGCCTTCACGGGTATTTCAAAAGCAAACTTTGATGAATTTTTCAACCTCTACCGAACTACCAAG TCCAAAATTGAGGACATTAAATTTGAGCTAGAAGAGGAAGCCGAGAAGTCCATCCGCCTTCACTTCCAAATGGAGCAAATCGTCTACTGCCAGGACCAAGTGTACCAGCGGGCGCTGCAGAGGGTCCGAGAGAAGGAGtcggaagagggaaagaagaaccAGAAGATAAACAGCATGATGACCACTGAAGAATTTTCTCTAGTAAACATCTCCTTGTCTGAGATCTTTGAGCATCTGATGGCGTACCATCAG GAGGCCACCACACGCATCTCCAGCCACATCCCCCTGATCATCCAGTACTTCATCCTGCAAGTGTACGGGCAGAAGCTGCAGAAGGCCATGCTGCAGCTGCTCCAGGACAAGGACACCTACAACTGGCTCCTTAAGGAGCGCAGTGACACCAGCGACAAGAGGAAGTTCCTGAAGGAGCGGCTGGCACGGCTGGGCCAGGCTCGGCGCCGCCTGGCCAAGTTCCCCGGTTAA